Sequence from the Sphingomonas koreensis genome:
TCGTCGATCCCGCCGCTGCCAACTATGGCGAGGTGCTGGCGACCCCCAAGCCCGGTTGGACTGGCGCCAATCTGCGCGCCGCGCTCGAACAGGCGCTGGGCGTTCCGGTCGCGATCGATACCGACGTCAATGCCGCCGCACTGGCCGAGGCTGCGGCGGGCGCCGGGCAGGGCTGTTCAAGCCTCGCCTATGTCACCGTCGGCACCGGCATCGGCGCCGGTCTCGCGCGCGACGGGCGAACGCTGACGGGCGCGCTGCACCCCGAAATGGGGCACGTCCCGGTGCTGCGATTCGAGGGGGACCCGACCCCGAGCGCTTGCCCCTTCCATTCGGGCTGCGCGGAGGGGATGGCGGCTGGCCCGGCAGTGCAGCGGCGGCTCGGCGGCAAGCTACTCGAGGACTCGCCCGCCGATTTCGCCGCGGTTGCGGACTATCTCGGCCAGCTCTTCGCGACGATCGTGCTCGCCTGGTCGCCGCACCGGATCGTCGTCGGCGGCGGTGTGATGGATGTACCCGGGCTCGGGAAAGCGGCAACCGTGCGGATGCGCGTGGCACTCGGTGGCTATGGCGTCGGCAGCGCGGTCGGCGAGGCGGATTTCATCCGCTCCGCTGCGCTCGAGCATGCCGGGCTCGAAGGCGCGCTGATCCTCGCCCGGCAGGCCGCGGCGCGCGCCGGCTGACGCACGCCGCGAATTGCTTCACTCGCCGTCGCGGTCGAGCGGCATCACCTCGATGAAGCGGTTGCGCGCGTCGAAGCGGCAGCGGAAGCGCTTGATTCCTTCGCGGCCCTTGTCCGCCGTGCCCTCGATCCGGGTGCCGCCACCTGGGGCGGCGGCGAGCCTTCCGGTGCGGACATAGGCCGGGCGCAGGCCATAAAGGCCCGCTGCCTCGCCCCGGCAATAAGCGGCCATGTTGCCTGCCGCGATCGGTTGACCGGAACCGATGCCGCCCGGGCCGCCGGGACCACCCGGACCTCCGCCGATCTGCCCGCTCACCCCGATATCGAGCGAATAGCTTGCGCTCTCGCCACGCCGCGCGGCGTTGCGCATCAGATAGACGCGAATCCGATAGTCGCCGGTCTGCGGCAGCCGTCCGCTGAAGCTGTTGCCTCCGTTGGAGCCGATGAACATCGCGCTCTGCGCGCCCGGCGCGATGACGTTGAAATAGGCGGATGCGTTGCCGCTGCGCATGTTCACCCGCATCGCCTGCCCTGCTCGCGCATTGATGATGTAATCGACGGTCGAATACCCACGGATCGTTCCGCGAACGACCTGGGATGTGGCGCCGCGTGGAAACTGCACGCGCTCGCTGCGGGCCGGCGACTGGGCAACGGCCGGCACAACGATGCACAGGCTGGCGGCGGCAAGCATCAACGGTTTCTGCATCTGGACTCTCCTGGGCAGGGATGGCGCCGGGAGAACGCTATCATCGACTGTTTGTTGCGCGAACCGAACAATATCGCAGCGCCATGCCCCGCCGGGCATCACGCGGGCCGGATCCGGGCGCGCCGTCTCGATCTTTAATCTTCGGGTAACCATGCTTCGCCATTGTCGATGCGGCGAAACGGGGGCGGGCTGCGCCGGTCCGGCAATTGGAAACGGTCTATTAATGGCAGATCTTGGGCTCGCCCCTGCTCGGGCAGCGTTCAGCGGGAGAACGTTTCTTCGTCCGGCCTCTGCCTGGGATTGGATCTGCGCTGCGCCGTTGCTGATCCTCGCGATTCTGCTGTTCGCCCGGCCGGGCCTTCCCCTCGACGACGCCTATATCACGCTTCACAATGCGCGAACGCTGCTCGCCGGGGGCACGGACCCGGTCTATGCCGGCTCGACCGCGCTGACTGGCGCCACCAGCGCGATCCATCTCGTCCTTATCGCGATCCTGGGACTGGCAATGCCGCTCGAGCTTGCGTCCAAGTTCGTGACACTGGCGGCGATCCTGCTCTACGCCGCTGGCCTGATCGTGCTGCTGCGCCGCTTGCAGTGTCCGCCAGCCGCACGCGCGATACTCCTCATCACCGGCTTGATGGTCGGCTATATGCCCTATAATCTGCTCAACGGGCTGGAGAGCGGGCTGGCGGTCGCGGCGATCGTCTGGGGGCTCGTGCTGATCGACAGCAAGTGGCTGCCGCTGCTCTGCGGAACGATGCCCTTCGTGCGCCCGGAGCTCGCCTTTCTCGCCGCGCCGCTGTTCTTCTATCGCTGCTGGCTCGACCGGCGCGACCTGCGCCGGCTGGTAACCAACGGAGCGCTCGCGCTGGCCGCAGCGTCGCCATGGCTGATCTTCTACACCGTCTATACCGGCTGGCCGATTCCCAATACCGGCGGCGCCAAGGTGGCGTTCTTTGCAGAAACGACGCTGGGCTGGCGGGCGCGACGGGGGATCCTGATCGGCGTCGTCATCTCGTGCCTGTTCGGTCCGCTCTGGCTGTCGATGCCGGCGCTGGCCCGCCGGCCGGCCGGGCTTTGCGCGCTCGTCTTCCTGATCTGCTGGATCGGACTGACCGCGCTCGTCTTTCCGGGCGGCCTCCACCATAACTGGTTTCGTTATGTGAGCATGATCCTGCCCGTGTTGCTGCTCGGCTGGGCGATCATCTTCGCGCGCAAGGCCGCCTGGCATCCGCCGCTGCTCGCGCTGCTGTTGGGCTGGACCTTCTTCACCGGCGCGATCGGCGTGCGGAGCTATCTGGACCGGTCGCATACCGAGGCGCTCGATCGCGCCGCACAGCTCATCGGCACGAAGTTGCCGCGCGATTCCGTCATTCTGGTCCATGACGCAGGCTATCTCGCCTGGGCCTTGCCCGGTCATCGGCTGGTCGATGTGGTGGGCCTCAAGAGCACCGCGAGCATGACATGGCACCGCCGGTATACCGCGCAGACCGGGAAGCGCGACGTGGCGCTGAACGGGATCGCGCACGGCGCGAAGGCGCAGTATCTGGTCGCGCTGGCCGATCCTCCGGGCTTCTGGGGCGAGCTGGCGCTGGCGCTGAAACGGTCGGGGTGGACGCTGCAGCCGCTCTCGCCGGTCAAGGACTATGAGTATGTGGTGTACCGCATCGATCCGCCGGGGCGGACCGTGCCGGACACCGGCAACGCTGCGCCGCAGCGCGCGCGATAGGGACAATCGATGTACGCTTCGCAAGACACCCAGCCATCCGCGACCGCCAAGCACGCGCAGGTGGAGCCGGCTGCCACCGCGGCGCTGCCGTGGTGGCTGTATCTGATCTTCTGCGCGCTCAGCGTCGTACCGTTCATCGCCGTCGCCAACCCGCCGATTGTCGATTTTCCCAACCATGCGGCCCGGTTGGGCCTGCAATGCGCGATGGGCGATCCCGTCGTCTCGGCGATGTACGGCTTCAGGCTTGGGCTCATTCCCAATCTGGCGGCGGACCTGATCAACGCGCCTTTGTGCGGGATCGCGGCGCCTGCACTGGTGCTCAAGGGGACGATCATCGCCGCATTGGCCATCCTCTATTGCGCGTGCTGGCAGATCCAGCGTTCTCTCTACGGGGCCACCAACCCGTTCCTTCTCTTCGTGCCCGCCATGAGCCTCAACGTGGTCACCACCATCGGGTACATCAACTTCCTGTTTGGCGTCGCGATCGCGGCCGCCATGATCGCGCTTGCACTCGCGCGGCCACGGATGCGGTCGCTGGTGCTGATCGGCAATGCGGGCGGCGTCCTGCTGTTCTTCGCCCACATCTTCGCACTGGCCTTCGCGGTGGTCTTCTTCTTTGGATGGTTCCTGAAATGGCCGATACGGTTGCGCGGCCTCATCGAGGCCTGGCTGCGGACGCTCGCGATGTTCGCGGTTCCGCTTGCGCTGATCCCGTTCGTGCCGAGCGAGAGCGCCGAGCTCTCCATCGGCTATATGGCGAAGACGAGGGCATTGTTCGCCCCCTTCCTGGTCCATTCAGGTGCGCAGGCGATCCTGATCCCCGTGGCGCTGGTGGTGCCATTCTATCTCCTGTGGCGGCATGGCCGGATCGCGCTGCACCGACGGATGCGATTGCCGCTGCTGATGGTCGCGATCTACATCGTGATCGTCCCGTGCCAGTTGCAGGATGCGGTCGATATCGACTCCCGGACTTCCGTAGCGCTTGCCTATCTGCTGTTCGCGTCGCTGGCCCCGGCGGGGGTTGGCCGGCCCGTCGCGAAGCTGCTTTCGCTGCTGGCGGCGGTCCCGCTGATCGCGCATCTCGTCACCGTGGTGGCGGTGTGGGCGCCGTTCAGCCGCCAGGTGGACGAATTCCGTACGGCGATTGCGGTGCTGCCTGCGCATGCCACGATCCTGAGCGTCGGCGCGGATGAGGGGGATACCCGCACCAACATCGCACCGACGGTAGCGTACAGCCACCTCGCAAGCTATGCCACCGCGGACCGGCGGGTCTTCAACCCGCTTGAGTTCACCGGGATCGGCATGCAGCCCCTGCATGCGACAGGCCGTTTCGTCGATTATGACGTGCCGGCGTCGATGCCGCTCCCGGTCGAGGCGGCGATCGCGCTCAAGCTGCCCGACGCGCTGACGCGCTATCCGGTGCTGTCAAAACAGGTCAGCTACGCGCATCGCTGGCCGGAGCGCTTCGACTATGTCGTCTATTATCACTTCGGGACCAATCCGAACTTCGATCCGCAGGCGTTGCGCATGGTCAGGCAGGGCAGCTTCTTCTCGCTGCTTCAGGTGCGGCGCCCCCGATAGAAAGGGTGCGGGTTTAGCGTTTCGTTAACCACAGTCGTGGGATTGCCTTCGCAGCTTGATGAGGGGGCGGAACGGTGAGTGTTGCAACTGCAATTCGGCCAGACGAAGCAGGGGAAGTCTCACCTTCGGAAATCCGCGGCTTCTATCCGCTCGTCCTCGATCTAGATGGTACGCTGCTTCGCACCGATCTGCTCCTCGAATGCGCACTGCAGTTTGTACGCACGCGTCCATTGCGGGTCTTCCTGCTCCTGTGGTGGGCGCTCCACGGGATCGCATATCTGAAGCAGCAGCTCGCCGAACGGGCCGAACTCGCCATCGACCTGCTCCCAGTTAACGAAGCGCTAGCCGCCTATGCGCAGACCGCGGCCGACAATGGGCGCGAGGTAATCATCGCGACCGCGGCGAACCAGCTTCTTGCGCAGCATGTGTGCGATCGTTTCGATTTCGCGCGCGAGGCGCTGGCCTCGACCGCCGAGCTGAATTTGAAGGGCAAGCGGAAGGCCGAGGCGCTGGCCGCACGCTATCCGGACGGATTCGTCTATGCGGGCGACGCAGCTGCGGACCTGCATGTCTGGCGTGCTGCACGCTTCGCCATCTTTGCCGGCGACGACGCTGGCGTCTTCAACCGGGTCAAGGCGCTGGTTCCGGTCGAAGCCCATTTCCAGCGTGAGCGCGCCGGTCTGACCGGCTGGATGAAGGCGCTCCGTGTCCATCAATGGGCGAAGAACGGGCTGATCTTTCTGCCGATGATGCTGGCCGGCGTGCTACTCGATCTCAATGCCTGGCTGGCCTGCACGCTGGGCTTCGTCGCGATGGGTGTCACCGCCTCGGCGACCTACCTGCTCAATGACCTGATGGACCTGCAGGAGGATCGCCGGCACTGGAGCAAGCGCAACCGCGCGCTCGCTTCCGGCACGATTAGTATTCCTGCCGCGACACTGGCTTCGATCTTTCTTCTGGGAGCAGGCTTCGGCCTAGCCATGCTGGCGGGCGGCCTTCCGACGCTGGCGCTCGTCCTGCTCTATTGCGCGGCCACGCTGACCTATTCGCTCTATCTCAAGCGGGTGCCGCTGCTCGACGTGACTGTGCTGGCGGGACTCTTCACGCTGCGCCTGGCGGTCGGCGCGGTGATCGTCGATGTCCGGCTTTCGGCTTGGCTGATGGTATTCTCGATGTTCCTGTTCTTCTCGCTGGCGCTGGCCAAGCGTTCGATCGAGCTTACGCGGACGATCAGCCGGGGATCGGCGATCACGGCGATGCACGGGCGAGGCTATGTTCCTGCGGACGCACCGTTCGTCTCGACGCTGGGTGTGTCTTCCGCGCTCACCGCGGTCGCGATCATGGTACTCTACCTGATCCACGAGGCCTTCCCCAGCGCGCTCTACAGCCATCCGGAGGTGCTCTGGGCCGCACCGGTCCTGATCGGGCTCTGGCTCGGCCGGATCTGGCTGCTTTGCACTCGTGGCCAGCTCAACGACGATCCGGTGCAGTTCACCGTGCACGACCGGGTCAGCATCCTTCTCGGCGCCGGCGTGATGTGCAGCTTTGCCGGCGCGGCGCTGTTGCGGTGAGCATGGCGTTCCACCCCGATAGCGGGGTTTCGTCGTGGAGCCGTGTCGGGAAGCGCGAACACCGGGTCGGCCGGCCGCGCTTCGCTGCGGAGCTAACAGCCTGGAACCAAAGCGGCCGCGATACCCGCCTGGCGATCGGCAATGGCCGTTCCTACAGCGATGTCGGGCTTTGCGACCGGGGCAATCTGATCGCGATGGGCGGGCTTGATCGCTTTCGCAGCTTCGATCCCGAAACCGGGATCCTGGTCGCGGAAGCGGGTGTGATGCTGGACGCGATCCTGGAGACGTTCGTTCCGCGCGGCTTTTTCCTGCCCGTCACGCCCGGCACGCGGTTCGTGACGCTGGGCGGTGCCGTCGCCAACGACGTCCATGGCAAGAACCATCACCGCGCAGGCACCTTTGGCCGCCACGTCCGGAGCATCGTGCTGGAGCGTT
This genomic interval carries:
- a CDS encoding ROK family protein, giving the protein MSDMRTWLAIETGGTKLLARLVRDEGVVAEARWPTTSPEAAEAALLAFAGRTPLAGVGIAAFGPVVVDPAAANYGEVLATPKPGWTGANLRAALEQALGVPVAIDTDVNAAALAEAAAGAGQGCSSLAYVTVGTGIGAGLARDGRTLTGALHPEMGHVPVLRFEGDPTPSACPFHSGCAEGMAAGPAVQRRLGGKLLEDSPADFAAVADYLGQLFATIVLAWSPHRIVVGGGVMDVPGLGKAATVRMRVALGGYGVGSAVGEADFIRSAALEHAGLEGALILARQAAARAG
- a CDS encoding UbiA family prenyltransferase — protein: MSVATAIRPDEAGEVSPSEIRGFYPLVLDLDGTLLRTDLLLECALQFVRTRPLRVFLLLWWALHGIAYLKQQLAERAELAIDLLPVNEALAAYAQTAADNGREVIIATAANQLLAQHVCDRFDFAREALASTAELNLKGKRKAEALAARYPDGFVYAGDAAADLHVWRAARFAIFAGDDAGVFNRVKALVPVEAHFQRERAGLTGWMKALRVHQWAKNGLIFLPMMLAGVLLDLNAWLACTLGFVAMGVTASATYLLNDLMDLQEDRRHWSKRNRALASGTISIPAATLASIFLLGAGFGLAMLAGGLPTLALVLLYCAATLTYSLYLKRVPLLDVTVLAGLFTLRLAVGAVIVDVRLSAWLMVFSMFLFFSLALAKRSIELTRTISRGSAITAMHGRGYVPADAPFVSTLGVSSALTAVAIMVLYLIHEAFPSALYSHPEVLWAAPVLIGLWLGRIWLLCTRGQLNDDPVQFTVHDRVSILLGAGVMCSFAGAALLR